From a region of the Vanrija pseudolonga chromosome 2, complete sequence genome:
- the SQS1 gene encoding Protein SQS1, whose amino-acid sequence MPRQAFGDFLNSPGPSRGRGRGRGASRGGPGGGGRGGGGGRGGGGGRGGGGGGGRGGGRGGIRGGHFGADYTNMSIDYSQLNSQTYKRFDQMAVQPFGEGSRGRGRGRGGFKPRPARDTPEGTDTDAAPSGSRTPATGGLGYHVGAGSRLGVGSRRTPGVMTPQRVDSSGVVFWGGHGAPLFVKAGELFKDGEVDVVKRDGDTLRVERYPLSDPSAPQMLHLRDELEVQLDGTVGEDEVQEIIWGAADVEDEESVEEVLGVEVTTVETTVVQAVAGEAVAAEAIAVEAVTVEAVVAEAVTVDITPLEPAMALAEAGPIAVDAEAEEDEDVEIDDEEDAEDNAGADAHDDFTALADRYAGESESEDSVDEDYTGSDSPPADIEIDDAALFFVDTAADSNPSASAPLYDAPSQTLGTRPALAKQNSTAEDIIFRPKIISDPVASASTSRAPATAFELRDVYVDPRVRLNRKDRKAAKREKRARNKRKQKGGRRSGGGELAPRDDSDIDWGSDGPPPRRILGIVPDDEVVTHLGRTLAGTDLEDEVDPELNDEDLTRFIAGMVQIEGDRDVMDMMEHDDEEDSEEWSGSEGKGKGKAVFADADLYDSGSEEDDSEDEDDDDDDGDDFAQLQAAYDESPDDDSSDDDAAIERYRGQNAWEEEDEAAWFADSMDTALDGGAMSASRKDRNKIFKAVVSGSFDRDLPIAPAKKDKNGAHVPPQLLDQWERDRQKKAEKKRAREAARLEALLNPYPGAHKGGKKGKKASKLQGKAAAAMSAHLIPASAAEVAELFDITSDEDDGWGVARINGRKGRALLLPQTLEQVNAQVEEFMADATKTTLTLPPMDKEARKKVHMLAECYDLKSKSRGKGLARFPVLIKLARSGLRDEDKLERLISASNQNGGAFYKALYARKSKDGRKGPSAAARGGASTRAREGELVGEGADKIGEDNIGHQLLSKMGWSEGGLIGRTGGLDAPIVAVVKYTKRGLGT is encoded by the exons ATGCCTCGCCAGGCCTTTGGCGACTTTCTCAACTCCCCCGGGCCCAgtcgagggcggggtcggggaCGCGGTgcgagccgcggcggccccggtggcggcgggcgcggaggaggaggaggtaggggcggcggtggtgggcggggaggaggaggaggaggaggccgaggaggcggtcgTGGCGGGATTCGCGGGGGCCACTTCGGCGCCGACTACACCAACATGTCGATCGACTACAGCCAGCTCAACAGCCAGACGTACAAGCGCTTTGACC AAATGGCCGTCCAGCCGTTCGGCGAGGGCAGTAGagggcgcggtcgaggtcgaggaggctTCAAGCCCCGCCCAGCAAGAGATACGCCCGAAGGCACGGACAcggacgcggcgccgagcggctcaCGCACCCCCGCGACCGGCGGGCTGGGGTACCAtgtcggcgcgggctcgcggCTCGGGGTgggctcgcgccgcacgccggGCGTCATGACGCCCCAGCGGGTCGACAGCTCGGGCGTCGTCTTCTggggcgggcacggcgcgccgctgttCGTCAAGGCGGGCGAGCTGTTCAaagacggcgaggtggacgttGTGAAGCGCGATGGTG ACACGCTACGCGTCGAGCGATACCCCCTCTCTGAtcccagcgcgccgcagaTGCTCCACctccgcgacgagctcgaggtgcaGCTTGACggcaccgtcggcgaggacgaggtgcaggAGATTATCTGGGGCGCCGccgatgtcgaggacgaggagagcgtcgaggaagtgctcggcgtcgaggttaCGACGGTCGAGACGACGGTCGTTCAGGCTGTGGCTGGCGAAGCCGTCGCTGCTGAGGCTATCGCTGTCGAAGCGGTGACTGTCGAGGCGGTggttgccgaggccgtcacTGTGGACATCACCCCACTCGAGCCCGCTATGGCACTAGCGGAGGCCGGACCGATCGCCGTGGACGctgaggcggaggaggatgaggatgtcgagattgacgacgaggaggacgccgaggacaacgccggtgccgacgcccacgacgacttcaccgccctcgccgaccgctATGCTGGCGAGTCAGAAAGCGAGgactcggtcgacgaggactaCACCGGCTCCGATTCGCCCCCAGCCGATATCGagatcgacgacgcggccctCTTCTtcgtcgacacggcggcTGACTCGAACCCTTCGGCGTCTGCGCCGCTGTACGACGCCCCGTCCCAAACCCTCGGTACACGACCCGCGCTTGCCAAGCAGAACTCGACCGCCGAGGACATCATCTTCCGCCCCAAGATCATCTCGGACCCCGTCGCGTCGGCATCTACTTCCCGCGCACCCGCTACAGCGTTTGAGCTACGCGACGTGTACGTCGACCCGCGGGTCAGACTCAACCGCAAGGACCGGAAAGCGGCCAagcgcgagaagcgcgcgcgtAACAAGCGGAAGCAGAAGGGCGGCcggcggagcggcggcggcgaacttgcgccgcgcgacgactcggacatTGATTGGGGAAGCGATGGCCCGCCACCGCGCCGGATTCTGGGCATCGTgccggacgacgaggtggtgacccacctcggccgcacgctcgccggcaccgacctcgaggacgaggtcgaccccgagctcaacgacgaggacctgACGCGCTTCATTGCCGGCATGGTGCAGATCGAGGGCGACCGCGACGTCATGGATATGATGGAGcatgacgatgaggaggacagcgaggagtGGTCTGGCTcggagggcaagggcaagggcaaa GCCGTGTTTGCCGATGCAGATCTCTACGACTCTGGATCGGAGGAGGATGACtcggaggatgaggacgacgacgacgacgacggggatgACTTTGCTCAGCTGCAAGCGGCGTACGACGAGagccccgacgacgacagcagcgacgacgacgcggcgatcGAGCGCTACAGGGGCCAGAATGCAtgggaagaggaggacgaggcggcctGGTTCGCCGACAGCATGGACACTGCGCTGGACGGCGGGGCCATGTCCGCCAGTCGCAAGGATCGGAACAAGATCTTCAAGGCGGTCGTCAGCGGCTCGTTCGACCGCGACCTGCCTATTG CCCCCGCAaagaaggacaagaacgGCGCCCATGTCCCGCCCCAGCTTCTTGACCAGTGGGAGCGCGACCGGCAGAAGAAGgcggagaagaagcgcgcgcgcgaggcggcgcgactCGAAGCCCTGCTCAACCCCTACCCTGGCGCACacaagggcggcaagaaAGGCAAGAAGGCATCCAAGCTGCAGGGCAAGGCCGCAGCGGCCATGTCTGCGCACCTTATCCCCGCCTCGGCTGCAGAAGTTGCCGAGCTGTTCGACATTACatccgacgaggacgatggctGGGGCGTCGCGAGGATCAACGGCCGTAAGGGGCGGGCTCTGCTCCTCCCGCAGACGCTGGAGCAGGTCAACGCCCAGGTGGAGGAGTTCATGGCGGACGCGACCAAGACGACTCTCACCCTGCCGCCCATGGACAAGGAGGCACGGAAGAAGGTGCACATGTTGGCCGAGTGCTACGACCTCAAGTCCAAGTCGAGAGGCAAAGGGCTGGCACGTTTCCC tgTGCTTATCAAGCTCGCCCGTTCCGGCCTGCGtgacgaggacaagctcgagcggctcATCTCCGCCAGCAACCAGAACGGCGGCGCCTTCTACAAGGCGCTGTATGCGCGCAAGAGTAAGGACGGGCGCAAGGGCCCGTCtgcggctgcgcgcggtgGTGCCTCAACTCGCGCACGCGAAGGCGAGctcgtgggcgagggcgcAGACAAGATTGGCGAGGACAACATCGGCCATCAGCTGCTGTCGAAGATGGG GTGGAGCGAGGGAGGTCTCATCGGCCGCACGGGTGGCCTAGACGCGCC GATCGTCGCGGTCGTGAAATACACCAAGCGGGGTTTGGGCACGTGA
- the STB5_2 gene encoding Protein STB5: MNGNPYPDHPPQPALSLYNSSSNAGYRYEDQQHQQQQQQHPPAPPPQQPTQSVHYMPLPPHHQVPLQQQQPPQPFPHAHAHARHYAHPDNASSLHPSHLQHPGLQPSPMTHGHGVLGLPLPGHPDQHLSSASQPHPHLHAGQGRPPPLMPDAGPPVSASASASGSSAPRIPWDPQGYHETHPHFPPNPGPVTNANAAPSASSSAISSGTSTTPQSSVPAVRDLAARPPLELSPAQSAASKSPHEGTPTTTNRKRRRNKVPADLDLEGQDIEYEDPSGDHTQGPVFIHPPKGSVQACVRCHRIKRKCDGAWPRCASCLRADVPCVFELGVATSSYVHKLKATNEDLLIKLRETEERARLLEEEAGQVPEYPPGMERGPLPPMLGGNDLGRMALGDFSKVAENALGLKYHGTVGYLSQVNAHATGVAGSDGYSVGSSGRLSSPRRLSFTPVVTEMLSYEAALTTVKHYFEFNQPSYPLLEKEDVIPYVHELYGREPDGELSAKEAAAKDPAKIMRRGSKDSAEASPEHYNLRRKFIIYMVLALGATGAERLGDVEQGISRSLFQAAMQYRAIAVEREDILCVRALLLLAIFAMYDPAACSLWQVVGLAGRVVTALNLHRKSDSFSAIPQEALESRRRLFYSWYNIDRVVAATLSKPLSLADSDIDIEYPSPIPGDPEYRGIPVMIITRHIIRLRMLMGKILTTLYSVAGEQNGYPQEKRRAIINALHTEVDEWIAECPMPKDDDKMRTINSALWWNINYHQMLLMLYRPCPLDPITTPASLRAMYEAAGRLVDLYMDMWQDNRVQFNLIQVIALFVASTGLLCSLCENDTRMRMAEAKAMLPNDPAVRETIVELGLGRYTGPHDPAWHDEIRTRVAQCHDMFDTFGRAIPLSAKYRDIFTKISTILLQRCTPKLDSTGTRAEILKSLSVEPSSHLTTPSTQLGSLETPVDIVSVLPAVSGMSLTESANREGVVQAEAPVTVATADALPTPDSVISLPTDDLQQAADVPIWDAMSQFYYDLGDLFADDSQHQFAPFDESTYGQGWNDWGGSGHGDSKSDQGMGPGPNEQGWWEQTQ, translated from the exons ATGAACGGCAACCCGTACCCGGATCACCCGCCGCAGCCGGCACTGTCATTGTACAACAGCTCGAGCAATGCCGGCTACCGATACGAAGACCAGCAacatcagcagcagcaacagcaacatcCACCtgccccaccaccacaacagcCGACCCAGTCGGTCCACTACATGCCGCTCCCACCTCATCACCAAGTTCCActacagcagcagcagcccccaCAGCCGTTCCCCCATGCCCACGCTCATGCAAGACATTACGCGCACCCCGACAATGCCTCATCCCTCCATCCTTCTCATCTTCAGCATCCCGGCCTCCAACCGTCGCCAATGACCCACGGCCATGGTGTGCTTGGCCTCCCTCTCCCTGGCCACCCCGACCAGCACCTTTCGTCAGCCTCCCAACCTCACCCCCATCTGCACGCAGGGCAGGGCCGCCCGCCACCGTTGATGCCGGACGCTGGGCCGCCAGTGTCGGCGTCAGCATCTGCGTCCGGCTCATCAGCGCCCCGCATCCCCTGGGATCCACAGGGCTACCATGAGACACACCCTCACTTCCCTCCCAACCCTGGGCCGGTCACCAACGCCAATGCCgccccgagcgcgagctcaagCGCCATCTCCTCTGGTACCAGCACAACGCCGCagtcgtcggtgccggccgTGCGTGATCTCGCTGCACGTCCACCGCTCGAGCTATCGCCCGCTCAgagcgcagcgagcaagTCTCCCCACGAGGGCACGCCCACGACGACAAACAGAAAGCGCAGGCGAAACAAGGtccccgccgacctcgatCTCGAAGGCCAGGACATCGAGTACGAGGACCCGTCAGGAGACCACACGCAGGGCCCAGTGTTCATCCACCCGCCGAAGGGGAGCGTGCAAGCATGTGTGCGCTGCCACCGCATCAAGCGCAAGTGTGATGGGGCATGGCCACGCTGTGCAAGCTGTTTGCGAGCAGACGTGCCTTGCGTGTTTGAACTTGGCGTCGCTACGAGCAG CTACGTCCACAAACTGAAGGCCACAAACGAGGACTTGTTGATCAAGCTGCGGGAAACagaggagcgagcgaggttactcgaggaggaggccggaCAGGTGCCAGAATATCCTCCAGGCATGGAACGAGGACCCTTGCCTCCAatgctcggcggcaacgacctcGGAAGGATGGCCCTGGGCGATTTCTCCAAGGTCGCTGAGAATGCCTTGGGACTCAAGTACCACGGAACGGTCGGCTACCTGTCGCAGGTCAATGCCCATGCAACAGGCGTGGCTGGCAGCGACGGCTACTCGGTGGGATCGTCTGGCCGCCTTTCGTCACCTCGGAGACTGAGTTTCACACCTGTCGTCACCGAAATGTTGAGTTACGAGGCGGCCCTGACAACTGTCAAGCACTATTTCGAGTTCAACCAACCGTCATACCCCttgctcgagaaggaggacgtCATACCCTACGTTCACGAGCTGTACGGGCGTGAACCAGATGGCGAGCTGTCAGCAAAGGAAGCGGCAGCGAAAGATCCAGCAAAAATAATGCGACGGGGTTCCAAAGACTCGGCAGAGGCCTCCCCAGAACACTACAACCTCCGACGGAAGTTTATTATCTACATGGTCCTCGCACTAGGTGCAACAGGAGCAGAGCGTcttggcgacgtcgagcagggcaTCAGCCGGTCTCTCTTCCAGGCGGCGATGCAGTACAGGGCCATTGCCGTGGAACGGGAAGATATT CTTTGCGTCCGAGCGTTGCTGCTCTTGGCAATATTTGCCATGTATGACCCAGCAGCCTGTTCGTTGTGGCAGGTTGTCGGCCTTGCGGGGCGCGTTGTCACCGCCCTCAATCTGCACCGCAAGAGCGACTCGTTCTCGGCCATCCCGCAAGAGGCACTAGagtcgcgccggcggctgtTCTACTCGTGGTACAACATCGaccgtgtcgtcgctgcgaCGCTTAGCAAACCCCTCAGTCTCGCAGACAGCGACATTGATATCGAGTACCCATCGCCGATCCCCGGCGACCCCGAATATCGCGGCATCCCTGTCATGATCATCACGCGGCATATCATCCGGCTTCGCATGCTCATGGGCAAGATTCTCACCACACTGTACAGCGTCGCGGGCGAGCAGAACGGCTACCCCCAGGAGAAGCGCCGTGCGATTATCAACGCCCTGCATACGGAAGTCGACGAGTGGATCGCAGAATGCCCCATGCCCAAGGATGACGACAAGATGCGGACCATCAACTCGGCCCTTTGGTGGAACATCAACTATCACCAGATGTTGCTGATGCTGTACCGACCATGCCCGCTGGACCCGATCACGACGCCGGCATCGCTCAGAGCTATGTACGAGGCTGCCGGGCGCCTGGTTGACCTCTACATGGACATGTGGCAGGACAACCGGGTGCAGTTCAACCTCATCCAAGTGATTGCCCTGTTTGTGGCATCGACCGGGCTGTTATGCTCGTTGTGCGAGAACGACACAAGGATGCGTATGGCAGAGGCCAAGGCAATGCTGCCAAACGACCCCGCCGTGCGGGAAACTatcgtcgagcttggcctgggACGATACACTGGGCCTCACGACCCAGCATGGCATGACGAGATCCGCACCCGTGTTGCTCAGTGCCACGACATGTTTGACACGTTTGGTCGAGCCATCCCATTATCGGCAAAGTACCGAGACATCTTTACCAAGATTAGCACCATCCTGTTGCAGCGGTGTACTCCAAAACTGGACAGCACGGGCACCAGGGCCGAGATCCTCAAGTCTTTGAGTGTTGAGCCTTCCTCGCATCTCAcaacgccgtcgacgcagctcggcagcctcgagaCGCCGGTTGACATCGTCTCGGTGCTCCCGGCCGTCTCGGGCATGTCGTTGACCGAATCTGCCAATCGCGAGGGCGTggtgcaggccgaggcgcctGTCACTGTCGCCACTGCAGACGCGCTCCCCACTCCCGACTCGGTCATTTCGCTTCCGACCGACGACTTGCAGCAGGCGGCTGACGTTCCGATTTGGGACGCCATGAGCCAGTTCTACTACGACCTGGGCGACTTATTTGCCGACGACTCGCAGCACCAGTTTGCGCCGTTTGACGAGTCCACCTATGGGCAGGGGTGGAACGACTGGGGTGGTAGCGGGCACGGGGACAGTAAGAGCGACCAGGGCATGGGGCCCGGGCCAAATGAGCAGGGGTGGTGGGAGCAGACGCAGTAG
- the YDL144C_0 gene encoding putative protein, protein MEAPTAPPTTPQRYEHKYADDAVDVLLIGLGSIGTVYAYLLEKSGKVRVTAVARSNYPLYAGEGVTIESQRFGTITNFKPYRVFKSQAEALADGTKYALCVVATKCLPDITPNAKLLEDSIKSGQVGAFVLIQVGEVVAPECGVKLTRHQNGLRVEEDLYAAAPSIPIVSCIGWIAINTNTAGDVVTWKGVEKTGTGLFPVATADKPHSAQQQAALDLWVNLLQAGNGNVVLTDNIDSMRFGKNVWTATWAGMQGLIRTPAACFEPLSEAHHAQIKKYMREIQTLGWKTGLLYEGMVLQPMGLKAESIDQLIEFDFSRFVTEAGRTTAVAHKWSLLLDVENNRPFEVEVIFGSMVRLARQHGIETPLIDFVYTLLSGLQSSIVRSRNPPAEDSKPVKDFP, encoded by the exons ATGGAAGCACCGACTgccccgcccacgacgccgcagcgatACGAGCACAAGtatgccgacgacgcggtcgacgttCTGCTCATTGGGCTAGGGTCCATCGGCACCGTGTACGCGTACCTGCTCGAGAAG TCTGGCAAGGTCCGCGtcacggccgtcgcgcgctcAAACTACCCCCTGtacgccggcgagggcgtcacCATCGAGTCGCAGCGCTTTGGCACCATCACAAACTTCAAGCCATACaggg TGTTCAAGTCGCAGGCTGaagcgctcgccgacggcacaAAGTACGCGctgtgcgtcgtcgcgaccaAGTGCCTGCCGGACATTACCCCGAACGCCAAGTTGCTCGAGGACAGCATCAAGTCGGGGCAGGTTGGCGCGTTCGTCCTGATCCAGGTGGGTGAAGTCGTCGCGCCGGAGTGTGGGGTCAAACTAACGCGTCACCAGAACGGCCTccgcgtcgaggaagacctgtacgccgccgcgccctccaTCCCCATCGTCTCGTGTATCGGCTGGATCGCGATCAACACCAacaccgccggcgacgtcgtcacATGGAAGGGTGTGGAGAAGACGGGCACGGGTCTGTTCCCtgtcgcgacggccgacaAGCCCCACTcagcccagcagcaggcggcgctcgacctctGGGTCAACCTCTTGCAGGCGGGTAACGGCAACGTCGTGTTGACGGACAACATTGACAGCATGCGGTTCGGCAAG AACGTCTGGACCGCCACTTGGGCCGGCATGCAGGGCCTCATCCGCACCCCCGCGGCCTGCTTTGAGCCTCTCAGCGAggcccaccacgcccagaTCAAGAAGTACATGCGAGAGATCCAGACGCTCGGGTGGAAGACTGGCCTGCTGTACGAGGGCATGGTGCTGCAGCCCATGGGCCTCAAAGCCGAGTCGATCGACCAGCTGATCGAGTTTGACTTTAGCCGC TTTGTCACAGAGGCCGGGCGCACCACCGCCGTGGCGCACAAGTggtcgctcctcctcgacgtggAGAACAACCGGCcgttcgaggtcgaggtcatcTTTGGCTCGATGGTCCGCCTCGCACGTCAGCACGGCATCGAGACCCCGCTCATCGACTTTGTGTACACGCTGCTGAGCGGGCTGCAGAGCAGCATTGTCAGGTCGCGCAACCCGCCCGCAGAGGACAGCAAGCCGGTCAAGGACTTTCCGTAG
- the cct8 gene encoding putative T-complex protein 1 subunit theta — translation MALRVPKAGGPDLFRSGFKHMSGLEEAVLRNIAAVGELSEIVRTSFGPNGRNKLIINHLGRLFVTSDAATIIREIEVQHPAAKLLVMASTAQEAEMGDASNLVLIFAGELLKRSEHLLTMGLHPSEVIQGYEMALVKGQEELPKLVSDTMPNTPLPTKDELAKAIAPSIASKQPGYEEFLGGLVADAALNVMPKNPKDFNVDSVRVVKILGGGIDASRVVRGMVFPREPEGNVKSAKKAKVAVYTSGLDISQTETKGTVLIKKADELLDFTRGEEKQLEGYFKEIADAGVKLIIAGSGIGDLALHYCNRFGIAVVKVLSKFDLRRLCRVFGATPLARLGAPTPEEAGFIDVFETIEIGGDRVTVFRQEEGERTRTATIVLRGATTNHLDDLERSIDDGVNNVRILLRDGRLVPGAGASEIELAARVAEYGAVTPGLAQHAIRRWAEALEVVPRTLAENAGLPAEDVVSALYAAHKNGEVDAGVDIDAENPPAVRRTTLHAKPILDAFAAKDWAIRLATEAAISVLRVDSIIVAKQAGIAPPKQQGHWDED, via the exons ATGGCATTGCGAGTACCCAAGGCCGGCGGGCCCGACCTCTTCCGGAGCGGCTTCAAG CACATGTCGGGtctcgaggaggccgtccTGCGCAACATTGCGGCTGTGGGCGAGCTGTCCGAGATTGTGCGGACGTCGTTCGGTCCTAATG GCCGCAACAAGCTCATCATCAAccaccttggccgcctcTTCGTGACCTCGGACGCGGCGACGATTATCCGCGAGATCGAGGTGCAGCACCCCGCGGCCAAGCTGCTCGtcatggcgtcgacggcgcaggaggccgagatgggcgacgcgagcaacctcgtcctcatctttgctggcgagctgctcaagcGTTCCGAGCACCTCTTGACAATGGGCCTGCATCCTTCCGAGGTGATCCAGGGATACGAGATGGCGCTGGTGAAGGGACAGGAGGAGTTGCCTA AACTCGTCTCCGACACCATGCCCAACACCCCCCTGCCCAccaaggacgagctggccaaggCGATCGCCCCCTCCATCGCGTCCAAGCAGCCCGGCTACGAGGAGTTCCTGGGCGGATtagtcgccgacgcggcgctcaacgTCATGCCCAAGAACCCCAAGGACTTCAACGTCGACTCTGTGCGCGTGGTCAAGATCCTCGGTGGCGGCATTGAtgcgtcgcgcgtcgtccgCGGCATGGTCTTCCCCCGCGAGCCCGAGGGCAACGTCAAgtcggccaagaaggccaaggtcgccgtGTACACCTCTGGCCTGGACATTTCGCAGACCGAGACCAAGGGCACCGTGCTtatcaagaaggccgacgagctgctcgactttacgcgcggcgaggagaagcagctcgagggctACTTCAAGGAGATTGCCGACGCGGGCGTCAAGCTCATCATCGCCGGCAGCGGTatcggcgacctcgcgctccacTACTGCAACCGCTTTggcatcgccgtcgtcaaggtgCTGTCCAAGTTTGACCTGCGCCGTCTGTGCCGCGTGTTTGGCGCTACGCCgcttgcgcgccttggcgcccccacgcccgaggaggcgggcTTCATCGACGTGTTTGAGACGATTGAGATTGGTGGCGACCGTGTCACCGTCTTCaggcaggaggagggcgagcgcacgcgcacggccACGATTgtgctgcgcggcgcgacgaccaaccacctcgacgacctggagCGCTCGATCGACGATGGTGTCAACAATGTCCGTATCCTGCTGCGCGATGGCCGGCTTGTtcccggcgctggcgcgtccgagatcgagctcgccgcccgcgtgGCCGAGTACGGTGCCGTCACGCCCGGCCTGGCGCAGCACGCTATCCGCCgctgggccgaggcgctcgaggtcgtccccCGCACGCTGGCCGAGAACGCTGGTCTccccgccgaggacgttgtTTCGGCCCTGTACGCTGCCCACAAgaacggcgaggtcgacgccggcgtcgacattgacgccgAGAACCCCCCCGCTGTGCGCCGCACGACGCTGCACGCCAAGCCCATCCTCGACGCTTTCGCTGCCAAGGACTGGGCCATCCGCCTCGCGACCGAGGCTGCCATCTCCGTCCTGCGCGTCGACTCGATCATTGTCGCCAAGCAGGCTGGTATCGCGCCCCCCAAGCAGCAGGGCCACTGGGACGAGGACTAG
- the CXT1_0 gene encoding Beta-1,2-xylosyltransferase 1, with product MGDFAEMVRRIIPLPKRSLRSIIALVLFILTPIILIHRLASGVGASGTRHALSLPEIVLSLQRRINSQPIPGTGAHQWRKKTQNVFHADTSNSDEDDRPAKKPSKAPMPPTKSDHKYLRNGLLVPNPHAQHPIYDLITRSNQAWETKLERASKTLDQAVKEYRRRYGRNPPRGFDKWWAWAQKHNIKLPDEYDQIHEDLEPYWAISPAELRKLRTEASELEGTYTITCRASRSKAGRHACKYTLNEKGLDKDPGHRGNMVMRADARLGLVTEVEELLEDVDAVFYSHDVPWQFVGHDFKESLRESASLGEYFDFSQQLDQAHLGWASACAPHHPLRKDYKSDKLPDLEGMWHGAKSFVWDHKATMDPCQHPTLVHLNGFLAAHGKGPGPSKKMYPIIAMCKTMLHSDVLAVAEENWMEDVGVDPEWDEKKHDSLLWRGKTTGILFREDNPWNISQRMNLLNITARDNGTLPVLKLTSRGEAVGHPVQKDLSKLNDQLMDVAFVDTPIQCEPKALCDQISKEYKFGDRMTWVAANEFKYQLDIDGNGWSARFKRLMTTNSAIVKSTIFPEWYSDRIQPWVHYIPVKADLTDLYDVMSFFHDGHDDLAKKIASAGKQWSTTFYRRDDMISYEFRLLLELARLTAPDREKASYVHKMAKAKA from the exons ATGGGAGATTTCGCCGAAATGGTTAGGCGTATTATCCCCTTACCAAAGCGCTCGTTGCGCTCAAtcatcgcgctcgtgctcttcATCCTCACGcccatcatcctcatccACCGGCTGGCcagtggcgtcggcgcctcTGGCACGCGGCACGCGCTGTCGCTGCCCGAGATCGTATTGTCCCTGCAGCGGAGGATCAACTCGCAGCCGATCCCGGGAACCGGCGCGCACCAGTGGCGAAAGAAGACGCAAAACGTCTTCCACGCCGACACGTCAaacagcgacgaggatgaccGCCCAGCCAAGAAGCCGAGCAAGGCCCCCATGCCCCCCACCAAGTCGGACCACAAGTACCTCCGCAACGGCCTGCTCGTGCCCAACCCGCACGCCCAGCACCCGATCTACGACCTTATCACGCGCAGCAACCAGGCCTGGGAGaccaagctcgagcgcgccagcaAAACTCTCGACCAGGCAGTCAAGGAGTACCGCCGCCGGTATGGGCGCAACCCGCCGCGCGGCTTCGACAAGtggtgggcttgggcgcAGAAGCACAACATCAAGCTCCCAGACGAGTACGACCAGATT cacgaggacctcgagccGTACTGGGCCAtctcgcccgccgagctccgcaaACTCCGCACCGAGGCCTCAGAGCTCGAGGGAACGTACACCATCACgtgtcgcgcgtcgcggtccAAGGCTGGGCGCCACGCGTGCAAGTACACGCTCAACGAGAAGGGGCTCGACAAGGACCCGGGCCACCGCGGTAACATGGTcatgcgcgccgacgcgcgtcTGGGCTTGGTAaccgaggttgaggagctgctcgaggacgtcgacgccgtgttcTACAGCCACGACGTGCCATGGCAGTTTGTGGGCCACGACTTt AAGGAGAGTCTGAGAGAATCGGCGTCGCTCGGAGAATACTTTGACTTTTCCCAACAACTCGACCAGGCGCACCTCGGCTGggcgtcggcctgcgcgccccaccaccccctgcGCAAGGACTACAAGTCTGACAAGTtgcccgacctcgagggAATGTGGCATGGTGCCAAGTCGTTTGTGTGGGACCACAAGGCGACAATGGACCCATGCCAACACCCGACACTTGTGCACCTGAACGGCTTCCTCGCAGCGCACGGCAAGGGACCGGGGCCGTCCAAGAAGATGTACCCCATCATCGCCATGTGCAAGACGATGCTCCACTCGGATgtgctcgctgtcgccgaggagaacTGGATGGAGGACGTTGGCGTCGACCCAGAGTGGGACGAGAAGAAGCACGACTCGCTTCTCTGGCGCGGCAAGACGACTGGTATCCTGTTCCGCGAGGACAATCCATGGA ACATTTCGCAGCGCATGAACCTCCTCAACATCACGGCGCGCGATAACGGCACGCTGCCCGTGCTCAAGCTCACCTCGAGGGGCGAGGCTGTCGGTCACCCTGTGCAGAAGGACCTGTCCAAGCTCAACGACCAGCTCATGGACGTGGCCTTTGTGGACACGCCTATCCAGTGCGAGCCCAAGGCACTCTGCGACCAGATCTCCAAGGAGTACAAGTTTGGGGACCGCATGACCTGGGTGGCTGCGAACGA GTTCAAGTACCAGCTCGACATTGACGGCAACggctggtcggcgcgcttcAAGCGCCTAATGACGACCAACAGCGCAATCGTCAAGTCGACCATCTTCCCAGAATGGTATTCTGATCGGATCCAGCCCTGGGTGCACTACATCCccgtcaaggccgacctcACCGACCTGTACGACGTCATGTCCTTCTTccacgacgggcacgacgacctcgccaagaAGATTGCGTCGGCCGGCAAGCAGTGGAGCACGACGTTCTACCGGCGCGACGACATGATTTCGTACGAGTTCAgactgctgctcgagctcgcgcgtcTGACCGCGCCGGACCGCGAAAAGGCGTCGTACGTCCACAAGATGGCAAAGGCAAAGGCGTAG